In Candidatus Eisenbacteria bacterium, the DNA window GTGCCATTGGGTGCCATCCCAGCGCGCGATCCTGAGCGCAACCATGCTGCCGGCAGCCGTGAACTGGCCCGCGGCGATGAGTGAGCCATCGTGAACGACCAGAGCATGGACGTTGCCATTCAGTCCTGGTCCGAGCGTCTTCCAATGGGCGCCGTCCCAGCGAGCGATGCGCTCGGCCGCAGATCCTCCGGCGTTTCGGAAGCCGCCGGCGACCACCAGCTCGCCCCCGCGCTCGGCCGTCGACAGCACGACGCCATCCACTCCTGCTCCCAGAGGCTCCCATGCGGCGCCGTTCCGCAGGGCGATTCGGGCGGCCTGAGTGGGTCCGATCGCCGTGAAATTGCCGCCCGCGACCAGTTGCCCCCCGTAAGAGCCCAGCGCTTCCACCACGCCGTTGGGCTGAGGGTCTATCGGAGTCCACGTGACGCCGTTCCAGGCGACGAGGCTCAAATAGGTTCGTCCATTGACTCCATAGAATTCGCCCCCCGCGAGCAGGCGGTCGCCGTCGTTGGCGAGCGTCCACACATAGCTCCGGCTCCTGGTGAGGCCGAGATCTACCCAGGTGTGGGACGGAGGAAGAGGTCCGGTAGGAAGGGGATCGACCTTCGTCCCGCCGCAGGCGGGGAGAAACGCGGCGACGATGACGACGAAGCCTACCGCCGAGGGTTTCATGGGGACCTCCTTCCCCGGTCGGGCTGCGATGACGGTACGCTCGCCGTGACGCGAATTCCAAGGTTTTGTGCGTCTTTCCTTTGCCGCTTGCCCGGCTCTGGGTGCTTCGTTATGTTCCTCCGTCGCTCCGCGATCGGCTTCGTGCTGAGACGCGGAGTCTCACCGCCCGGCCGGGCCCTCAAGTGCTCTTCTGGCAAGGCTTGCCCGTCGGTCGGTACACCGAGACAACCCCTCCGAGACCCAATCGAAGGAGCTCCTCGATGAGTCGACCGCTGATCCCGGGCGCTGCCCTCAAGGCCCGCCTCCTCCCCACCCTTCTCGGCCTGCTCGCGAGCGTGGCCCTGCTCGCGCTCACCAGCGCCGGCGCGTTCGCCAGCGAGCTGGACCTGAAGCTCCCCACGCTCGATCCCGGCCAGCGGACGCTGCTGTTCTACGGTCTCGGAGTCTGCGTCGTCGGCATGCTCTTCGGCATGTGGATGTTCAACCAGGTCAAGGCCATGCCCGCGCATCAGTCGATGCTCGACGTGTCCACGATCATCTACGAGACGTGCAAGACGTACCTGCTCCAACAGGGTCGCCTGCTCATCGTGCTCGAGGCCTTCATCGCGGCGTGCATCGTCTACTACTTCGGCGTGCTGCAGCATCTCGACTTCGGGCGCGTGGCCACGATCATCCTGTTCTCGATCGTCGGCATCCTCGGCAGCTACGGCGTGGCCTGGTTCGGGATCCGCATGAACACGCTGGCCAACAGCCGGACGGCGTTCGCCTCGCTGCGCGGCAAACCGCTCCAGGTCTACGAGATTCCGCTCCAGGCGGGGATGAGCATCGGCGTGCTGCTGATCTGCGTCGAGCTCATCATGATGCTCGCCATTCTCCTCTTCGTCTCGCCCGAGAACGCCGGCGCCTGCTTCCTGGGCTTCGCGATCGGCGAGTCGCTCGGCGCCTCGGCCCTGCGTATCGCGGGCGGCATCTTCACCAAGATCGCCGACATCGGCTCCGACCTCATGAAGGTCGTGTTCAAGATCAAGGAGGACGATCCCCGCAATCCCGGCGTGATCGCCGACTGCACCGGCGACAACGCCGGCGACTCGGTGGGCCCCACGGCGGACGGCTTCGAGACCTACGGCGTGACCGGCGTGGCGCTGATCTCCTTCATCGCGCTCGCGGTCATCCCTGACCACAAGGCCGCGTTCCTGGTGTGGATCTTCGTGATGCGCATCCTGATGATCCTCACCTCGATGGGCGCGTATCTGGTGAACGCGTCGGTGGCGCGCGCGCAGAACAGCGGCAAGGACAAGATCAACTTCGAGCAGCCGCTCACCAACCTGGTCTGGATCACCTCCATCCTCTCCATCGTCGTGACCTACGCCGCGTCGAAGTGGCTGCTGCCCGATGCCACGTTCGGCAACGGGTTGTGGTGGAAGCTGTCCACCATCATCTCGTGCGGCACGCTGGCGGCGGCCCTGATCCCCGAGCTGACCAAGGTCTTCACCAGCTCGCACTCGCGACACACGGCCGAGGTGGTCGCGGCCTCGAGGGAAGGCGGCGCATCGCTGACCATCCTGTCGGGCATGGTGGCGGGGAACTTCTCGGTGTTCTGGAAGGCCCTCACCCTGGCGGTCCTGCTGCTGATCTCGTACCTGATGTCGCAGCAAGGGCTGGCGTCCTACATGGACTTCCCCGCGGTGTTCGCCTTCGGCCTCGTGGCCTTCGGACTCCTCGGCATGGGCCCGGTCACGATCGCGGTCGACTCCTACGGCCCGGTCACCGACAACGCCCAGTCGATCTTCGAGCTGTCGCAGATCGAGCAGGTGCCCAACATCTCCAACGAGGTGGAGAAGAAGTTCGGCTTCCGCCCCGACTTCGCCAAGGGCAAGCACTACCTCGAGGACAACGACGGCGCGGGCAACACCTTCAAGGCCACCGCCAAGCCCGTGCTGATCGCCACCGCCGTGGCCGGCGCGACCACCATGGTGTTCTCGATCATCCTGGTGCTGAGGGAGCACTAC includes these proteins:
- a CDS encoding sodium-translocating pyrophosphatase; protein product: MSRPLIPGAALKARLLPTLLGLLASVALLALTSAGAFASELDLKLPTLDPGQRTLLFYGLGVCVVGMLFGMWMFNQVKAMPAHQSMLDVSTIIYETCKTYLLQQGRLLIVLEAFIAACIVYYFGVLQHLDFGRVATIILFSIVGILGSYGVAWFGIRMNTLANSRTAFASLRGKPLQVYEIPLQAGMSIGVLLICVELIMMLAILLFVSPENAGACFLGFAIGESLGASALRIAGGIFTKIADIGSDLMKVVFKIKEDDPRNPGVIADCTGDNAGDSVGPTADGFETYGVTGVALISFIALAVIPDHKAAFLVWIFVMRILMILTSMGAYLVNASVARAQNSGKDKINFEQPLTNLVWITSILSIVVTYAASKWLLPDATFGNGLWWKLSTIISCGTLAAALIPELTKVFTSSHSRHTAEVVAASREGGASLTILSGMVAGNFSVFWKALTLAVLLLISYLMSQQGLASYMDFPAVFAFGLVAFGLLGMGPVTIAVDSYGPVTDNAQSIFELSQIEQVPNISNEVEKKFGFRPDFAKGKHYLEDNDGAGNTFKATAKPVLIATAVAGATTMVFSIILVLREHYQELGQTFTLDLLDPFVLLGLLMGGATVYWFTGASMQAVTTGAYRAVEFIKRNINLDSVEKASIEASKTVVKICTQYAQAGMFNIFIVIFSLTIAYAFFNPVFFIAYLVSIAIVGLFQAVYMANAGGAWDNAKKVVEVELNMKGTPLHDATVVGDTVGDPYKDTSSVALNPIIKFTTLFGLLAVEMGVANPGIAGIVAAVFMLVALFFVYRSFYGMRIGGSSAKESHAAPVGVPSTGAAEVTRR